Proteins encoded in a region of the Melospiza georgiana isolate bMelGeo1 chromosome 2, bMelGeo1.pri, whole genome shotgun sequence genome:
- the KLHL15 gene encoding kelch-like protein 15: MAGDVEGFSSSIHDTSVSAGFRALYEEGLLLDVTLVIEDHQFQAHKALLATQSDYFRIMFTADMRERDQDKIHLKGLTATGFSHVLQFMYYGTIELSMNTVHEILQAAMYVQLIEVVKFCCSFLLAKICLENCAEIMRLLDDFGVNIEGVREKLDSFLLENFVPLMSRPDFLSYLSFEKLMSYLDNDHLSRFPEIELYEAVQAWLRHDRRRWRHTDTIIQNIRFCLMTPSSVFEKVKTSEFYRYSRQLRHEVDQAMNYFHSVHQQPLMEMKSNKIRSAKPQTAVFRGMIGHSMVNSKILLLHKPRVWWELEGPQVPLRPDCLAIVNNFVFLLGGEELGPDGEFHASSKVFRYDPRQNTWLRMADMSVPRSEFAVGVIGRYVYAVAGRTRDETFYSTERYDITEDKWEFVDPYPVNKYGHEGTVLGNKLYITGGITSSSTSKQVCVFDPSKEGTVEQRTRRTQVVTNCWENKCKMNYARCFHKMISYNGKLYVFGGVCVILRASFESQGCPSTEVYDPDTDQWTILASMPIGRSGHGVAVLDKQIMVLGGLCYNGHYSDSILTFDPEENKWKEDEYPRMPCKLDGLQVCSLHFPEYVLEHVRRCS; encoded by the exons ATGGCAGGGGACGTGGAAGGGTTTAGCTCCTCCATCCATGACACCAGTGTCTCTGCAGGATTCAGAGCACTGTATGAGGAGGGATTGCTTCTTGATGTCACACTTGTCATTGAAGACCACCAATTTCAGGCCCATAAAGCACTGCTTGCCACCCAGAGTGATTACTTCAGGATTATGTTCACAGCAGACATGCGAGAACGAGATCAGGACAAAATCCATTTGAAAGGTCTGACAGCTACAGGCTTCAGTCATGTCCTCCAATTCATGTACTATGGAACTATTGAACTGAGTATGAACACTGTTCATGAAATCCTTCAGGCTGCCATGTATGTCCAGCTTATAGAGGTGGTAaagttttgctgctcttttctcttAGCTAAAATCTGCTTAGAAAACTGTGCAGAAATTATGAGACTTCTGGATGATTTTGGTGTAAACATCGAAGGAGTCAGGGAAAAACTGGATTCCTTTCTGCTAGAGAATTTTGTGCCACTCATGTCCAGACCTGACTTTCTTTCATACCTGAGCTTTGAGAAGCTCATGTCTTACTTGGACAATGACCATCTGAGCAGGTTCCCAGAGATAGAGCTGTATGAAGCTGTGCAGGCCTGGCTGCGCCATGATAGAAGACGCTGGAGACATACGGACACCATCATTCAGAACATCAGGTTTTGTTTGATGACACCATCCAGTGTTTTTGAGAAG GTAAAAACATCAGAGTTTTACCGATACTCCCGGCAGCTGCGACATGAGGTTGACCAAGCCATGAATTACTTTCATAGCGTTCACCAGCAGCCTTTGATGGAAATGAAATCGAACAAAATTCGTTCTGCCAAACCCCAGACTGCAGTATTTAGAGGAATGATAGGACACAGTATGGTAAACAGTAAAATCCTTCTCTTGCACAAACCGAGGGTCTGGTGGGAACTAGAGGGTCCTCAAGTACCTTTGCGACCAGACTGCCTTGCCATTGTCAATAACTTCGTGTTCTTATTAGGTGGGGAAGAACTGGGGCCAGATGGCGAGTTCCATGCTTCATCCAAAGTGTTCAGGTACGACCCAAGGCAGAACACTTGGTTACGGATGGCAGACATGTCTGTGCCACGCTCCGAGTTCGCTGTCGGGGTCATTGGCAGGTACGTGTATGCAGTGGCTGGCAGAACCAGGGATGAAACCTTTTACTCCACTGAGCGCTATGACATCACCGAAGATAAATGGGAGTTTGTGGATCCCTACCCAGTCAATAAGTACGGACATGAAGGGACTGTGCTTGGAAACAAGTTGTATATCACTGGTGGAATTACATCCTCTTCAACTTCTAAGCAAGTGTGTGTGTTTGATCCCAGTAAAGAAGGGACGGTAGAGCAGCGAACACGGAGAACTCAAGTGGTCACTAACTGTtgggaaaacaaatgcaaaatgaaTTATGCCAGATGCTTTCACAAAATGATTTCTTATAATGGTAAGCTCTATGTCTTTGGTGGTGTTTGTGTGATCCTGAGAGCTTCCTTTGAATCTCAGGGATGTCCTTCTACAGAGGTTTATGACCCTGATACCGATCAGTGGACTATACTGGCTTCTATGCCAATAGGCAGGAGTGGTCACGGTGTGGCTGTTCTGGACAAGCAGATAATGGTTCTTGGAGGCCTTTGTTACAATGGTCATTACAGTGATTCAATTCTCACTTTTGATCCAGAGGAAAACAAGTGGAAAGAAGATGAATATCCAAGGATGCCGTGCAAGCTGGATGGCTTACAGGTCTGCAGCCTGCACTTCCCTGAGTATGTTTTGGAGCATGTCAGACGTTGCAGCTAA